The Brachypodium distachyon strain Bd21 chromosome 4, Brachypodium_distachyon_v3.0, whole genome shotgun sequence nucleotide sequence ACAACAACTGCAAATTCATACCCATTGTCATTGTTGCATATCCACAGTACTATTACAAAAAACCTCCAGATTAACAATATATATAGCCAAAAACAACAAGGAAATTACATATTGTTCTATAAAGACACATATGCATGTGTTGATCAAAAGTAGTTCTTCTCTTGCTCCTCATGCATGCAGTAGACCCGGCGGAACACGACGACCGTGGGgcccggcggcgcgagctGCAGCCTGAGCGGGCAGCTGAAGCTCATCCCACGGGTGTTGCCGATGCCAAGCGAGATCTCCACGTCGAACCGCAGCTCCACATCGAAGGCGCCCGACGCGTTCTGCTTCTTGaattcctccgccgccgcgtcgccgaTCACTCCCGATGGCACCTCCCCGCCGAGTCGCAGGAGGTGCACCTCCCTCCTGCGCGGCGGGTGCTCGTGCCCCTCGCCGGCTACGGCTGCGGTTCCCAGTCGGCGGTCGTGGAAGACGAAATTGGCCACCACGGGCTCCGTGTACTTGACGCTCATGGCCCTGTTGGTGTTGCGAACGGCCAGGGCGATCGAGACATTGAAGCCCAAGGAGGAGCTGTCGTTTGTTGTGGCCAAGGCAAATCTGTCGAGACGGGCGTCGTCGATGGCAGCCTTGACCTCGGGGATCACAGCGTAGCGCAAGGCCAGGAGAACCGTAGCTGCGAGAACCACGGCTACAGCCAAGACGATTCCTAAGCGCACGCGCCATGGCTTCAACTTGTCCTTGGTTGGCTGGGAGCACAAGTACCATCCGGCCATTATTCCTGCAGACCGCGGGTGATTCGATCTAGCTACTTGTGCCGTGTGGAGCTTGAGAAAAGCGATAGCCACACTTCTTGTTCGAACCAAAGTTGGAAGAGGGTGGTTTAATTAGTTGCTTTCAGGAAGAGCAAGAGCCTGGAGGGGAATCATAATACCGTGAAATTGTAAAATTGATTTTGACTTCAGTTTGTGAAAAGAGTGGACGttctaaaagaaagaaattaatCTGAAATCGTATACGTATTTGAGTTCACCGAAATGACTAAGATCGTCCAATTCGGAGTTCCAGTGAATTGATCTAGCTACCTAAATGTGAACTGAGCATATAGCTCCCGTGGTTGGTTCCTAATTGCGGCCAGTCCACCTACGGCAAACTAAGATCGTCCAATTCGGACGGTTTTCCTGTTTTCCTGTTTTCTGCCCTAGCAAACTTATCTTGCAACTTCCATATCTTGTTTTCGCAACATTTGTTTAATTTGTATTTGCAttccttttaattttttgcGGTTTCTTCTATGTCTACTACCACGACGCGTATGAGAATTAGGTCACAATTAATCCAGTCGGTTAATTGCCTCTTGGATTTTGGCATACACTGTTGGGCTAAAAATGTGCTGTTTTCTTTTGGAAGGTGAGAGATCGATGTAATATATAGATCAATCATTAGCATTTTGGCAATCATGCAATAGGCCTGCAGACAAGCACAAAGCGACCGCTACTTTGCAACACCACACAAACAAGGGCCGCTGATTATTGAAGGTTTGCTTTATTTAGGAAATAAATGCTAAAAAATGAGCTCGGGTATCAAGACAAAAATGAGTACTTTGCATGAAGGTTTCGACTTTATGCAGAACAAGTTGTGCCTTATTTAACTACGTACAAAAGGGAGCACGACAGGTCAGACAAACCTGATGTCTGATAGCAAACATCATCGATCTGGACAACAATGACAGCATGAAAGCAAGACAGGGCAGCCGCCAACGTGCCTATCATTTGAGGCGAATATTCCATTCAAtgttggaatggagggagtgaACGTTTCGCACGCTTGCAGGTCCAGCAACGGGTAAAGTTGTCATTCACATATTCACATAGAAAGTTGTCGTCCGCACAGTAGTAAAGTTTCCACCTCACGACATAACTAAACTTTCGCTCCCTAACATTTTGGCGAGGCAGGGGTAAAGTTGCCACCGCAGAGAACTAATGTTGTCATCCTCACAGACTAAAGTTGCCATCTCACAGAACTAAAGTCGTCACACCACAAGACACGTGGCGCGATCTCAATCACAGTCTTCCCGATCAGATGGCCAGCAGAACGTTTGCTCCGGGAAACTAAAGAGCGAACATTCGCTCATTATAAATTCCATTCAAGGTTAGGAAATACACCCCAGCGGCTTCTATGCATGTCCAGTCCTGCAGTGTTATGTAGATCCTATGCGTCTAGTTAGTTAATTATGTGCGTGGTTGACAGCGAGACAAGAAGGTTAGCCGCCCAATTATTCAAAGTTGGAGTTAGTAAGATTTATTTTTGGGAGAGGTTGGAGTTAGTAAGAACGTCTCCAGCAAATCCCGTATATTGGACCGATCTGCAAAATAACCTCTATTCTATGCTTTTggccggaaaaaaaaatgaaccaaaCAGATCTCGTAAAATCGATTGACCCGGAATATATTTTTCAGACCAGATCTGAAAACTTGAGCCAAAATACCCCATATTGCCCTTGCGGGCGAACATTTTCCTGAGCATCCATAAAAACACCAGACAGTTGGCAGTTGGCGGGACAGTTGGCAACAAAATGGGTTGATTCAAGGATTGGTATCTTTTACAAACAACATGTGTTTTGGTTTGTATTTTTGCTATTTTtatttcctctcaaaaaaaaggaaaatggcaAAATACAATCTACAAAAGAGCTAGCCTGATGAGATAACATGGAATCatctatatctatacctaTATTTTTAATAATTCCTATTTGGTGGTGGTTTTTCTAACTCTCTATATTGATGTGTGGGTAGAGTGAAAGTTGTTTTTAATTGTGAGCACATTGTAACGCCCTGACGTCACCCTGGCAGGTCTCTAGGTTTCAAGACTGGCCCCACAGATAAACACATGTCTTTTCAGCGCACTTTGTGCTCACTCATGTGCTCCCGGGGAAAACTTCCCGGTTGGTCACCCATCTTCAAATTGGTATAGGTAGCCTATCAATCCTATTAAGCCATAGTTCAGTATGCCACACACATTGACCTTGTGATTGTTGTTTAAATTATGTTTTGCACTATTAGGTAATGATAATTGCCCAAAACAGTCTTGCTAAAAGTGCTTAGCTGAATAAAAGGTTACCGGTGAGAAAGTTTGTCTAGAGAATATAATATTTAATGGTAGTGTCATTTTTAAAGGTTGGTATCACTGGATGTCATTTTTTATGGTGTGGAATTAATTGTTAAAACTGATGTTAATTTGATAAATGTGTTAAACTCATTATTTTAATTATGACCAGCACTGTTTTATAATATTCATGAGCCACCTCTtgtattatttattttcgaTCCAATGGTGATGCGATTTAGAGTTAAAATGTAAAACCTGCAATATGAGACTACTAATCCCGCCAGAGGGTAGGAATAAATCAAGATACATTAACAAAAATCTTTAAAATTGTAGCTTTTAGACACATCTATATAATACTCTGCCAGATTCTAATTTGAGGGACAATAATGTTGGTAACAACTCGTGGTGTTTTGCTTTAGCATGGACCAAAGAAAACCTGTGGAACCAATGGTGAGCACAGATAGAAGTAGTAAGACACTATGTTGTGTTCTTGCAAGATGCATGGAACCAGAGAAAATTGATGCTCAAAAGGGAAGACTGCACATTTGTGCCGAGAGGGCGGAAACAAGATAAACACTAGCTTTTGCCGTGACTCATTAGGATAATGCAATGCACACATGTTGCCAGTTTTTTATAGGGTAACACTCCTCTAATAGGCGATTCCTTGCAGTCGTACTACTTCCTTCTTCTCTATCCTTCCTTTGTTATCATtcatttttacaaattttttttttacaattgctggtagtttcttttcttcttttactaTACTAGATCTTTTTTAGCCTCTTTCTATATTTTTATTACTGTGCATAGCTGTTGCTTAAATTAATTCTGAGAATTTCAGTACATGCCTTCAAACGAGAGAAAAGCACTTTTTGTGGATGTTTGAATTTCTAGTGGCTCATACCCTATTGTACATGAGCCTCTAGAAATACAGTAAACATCAACAAAAAGTTCAGTAGACAGACCAACATTGAAAATGAAGTAGAATAGTGACCAAAGAATGAGGTATACCATGATTAAAATTGCAGTAAAATCCCTCCAAATGTGCAGTAGACTCCCTCGAAAACGTGCAGCTAATAGACACAAAATGAATTAGAAACTAGGAAGACTTGATTTATGCTATATTGCATAATACAGAATGACAATGACATCGACAAGAAGCTCAGCCGGATGACTATTCAAATTAGTGAGGTGCAAAAAATGGCAGGACACACAACATAAAAATGTACTGGGGTATCTTGTACGAagactaaaaaaaaagagatagcACGACAAACTCGTCAGCATCCAGACAATGATATGAAACATGATATGGTAAAAAAATGATAGAAGAAAAGGTAAAAAGGGATTACCAAGACTTGATATGCTACCATATACGAATACAGAATGACAATCAATCACACAAGACCATCAACCGGCCGGCTGATTATTCAAGGTTGGGGCGTGGTAATTAGTTAATTACTGGGGGCCGAAAATTGCAAACATAATTTATGAGGACTTGGTATCAAGACTTTTTTTCTACGGGGACTTGGTATCGTGCATGAATTCTTTCTACTTTATGCAAAAACAATCCCTTGATTTGTCTACCAAACAAAGCAGCTTCGTACGTCGATCTGCGCAAATGACCGCTCGCATGAGTGGtctgacaaaaaaaagtcaagAAATTAATTGTCCTGACAGACGAGAGCAACTTTTTACCGTACGTACGTTGCCTACAAATATGCAAGAGGAGGCAGCATGTGCACTAGCTTATATactactagctagctgcaATGATACaccatattattattttctaagaaaaatattttattttcttgtattACATTCAATGCTCTATTCTTGATTGATATTGGTAAATATGTTCATTAGTCATAAGTTAATTAGCACCTTTCATGTTATGTTAGTTAGCTAG carries:
- the LOC106866635 gene encoding uncharacterized protein LOC106866635 isoform X2; this translates as MPTKDKLKPWRVRLGIVLAVAVVLAATVLLALRYAVIPEVKAAIDDARLDRFALATTNDSSSLGFNVSIALAVRNTNRAMSVKYTEPVVANFVFHDRRLGTAAVAGEGHEHPPRRREVHLLRLGGEVPSGVIGDAAAEEFKKQNASGAFDVELRFDVEISLGIGNTRGMSFSCPLRLQLAPPGPTVVVFRRVYCMHEEQEKNYF
- the LOC106866635 gene encoding uncharacterized protein LOC106866635 isoform X1, whose product is MAGWYLCSQPTKDKLKPWRVRLGIVLAVAVVLAATVLLALRYAVIPEVKAAIDDARLDRFALATTNDSSSLGFNVSIALAVRNTNRAMSVKYTEPVVANFVFHDRRLGTAAVAGEGHEHPPRRREVHLLRLGGEVPSGVIGDAAAEEFKKQNASGAFDVELRFDVEISLGIGNTRGMSFSCPLRLQLAPPGPTVVVFRRVYCMHEEQEKNYF